In Streptomyces chartreusis NRRL 3882, the following are encoded in one genomic region:
- a CDS encoding phytoene desaturase family protein, translating to MLDAVVVGAGPNGLTAAVELARRGFSVAVFEARGTVGGGARTEELTLPGFRHDPCSAAHPLAINSPAFRALPLHRYGLEWLHAELPMAHPFPDGSAAVLARSVGETAASFGPRDAGAYRRLVEPFLPKWDVLARDFMSLPLTALPRDPVTLARFGLVGLPPSTLLTRRFRDEPARALFAGLVAHVMAPLGGFATSAIGLVFALAAHARGWPVARGGSQAISDALAAYLRDLGGSVHTDYEVKRLDDLPPARAYVFDTSPTALARIAGFGNQYADYRYGPGVFKIDYALDGPVPWTAKEARAAGTVQIGADRAEIGAALRAASREGRAPDKPFLITVQPSIVDPTRAPAGKHVFWAYGHVPHGWTGDLTDAVERQLERFAPGFRDRVLARATAGPPELAARNANYVGGDIASGAVSGLQLLLRPKPTLFPYRTPHPAVFICSSATPPGPGVHGMSGHNAAKAVWKRLRQT from the coding sequence ATGCTCGATGCCGTCGTAGTGGGTGCGGGGCCGAACGGACTGACCGCGGCCGTGGAGCTGGCCCGCCGCGGCTTCTCCGTCGCCGTGTTCGAGGCCCGGGGCACCGTGGGCGGCGGTGCCCGCACCGAGGAGCTCACCCTGCCGGGCTTCCGGCACGACCCGTGCTCCGCGGCGCACCCGCTCGCCATCAACTCACCCGCGTTCCGCGCCCTGCCGCTCCACCGCTACGGCCTGGAATGGCTGCACGCCGAGCTCCCCATGGCCCACCCCTTCCCGGACGGCTCGGCGGCCGTGCTGGCCCGGTCGGTGGGCGAGACGGCCGCCTCCTTCGGGCCGCGCGACGCCGGGGCGTACCGCAGGCTCGTCGAGCCCTTCCTGCCCAAGTGGGACGTCCTGGCCCGCGACTTCATGTCCCTGCCGCTCACCGCGCTGCCCCGCGACCCGGTCACCCTCGCCCGCTTCGGCCTGGTCGGCCTGCCCCCGTCGACCCTGCTCACGCGCCGCTTCCGGGACGAACCGGCCAGGGCCCTGTTCGCCGGACTCGTCGCGCACGTCATGGCACCTCTCGGCGGCTTCGCCACCAGCGCCATCGGCCTCGTCTTCGCCCTGGCGGCACACGCCCGCGGCTGGCCCGTCGCCCGCGGCGGCTCCCAGGCGATCTCCGACGCCCTCGCCGCCTACCTGCGCGACCTCGGCGGCAGCGTCCACACCGACTACGAGGTCAAGCGCCTGGACGACCTGCCGCCGGCCCGCGCGTACGTCTTCGACACCTCACCCACCGCCCTGGCCCGCATCGCCGGCTTCGGCAACCAGTACGCGGACTACCGCTACGGCCCGGGCGTCTTCAAGATCGACTACGCGCTGGACGGCCCCGTGCCCTGGACCGCGAAGGAGGCCCGCGCCGCCGGCACGGTGCAGATCGGCGCGGACCGCGCGGAGATCGGCGCGGCCCTGCGCGCGGCGTCCCGGGAGGGCCGGGCCCCCGACAAACCGTTCCTGATCACGGTCCAGCCGAGCATCGTCGACCCCACCCGGGCCCCGGCGGGCAAGCACGTCTTCTGGGCCTACGGCCACGTACCGCACGGCTGGACCGGTGACCTCACCGACGCCGTCGAACGCCAACTGGAGCGGTTCGCCCCGGGGTTCCGCGACCGCGTCCTGGCCCGCGCCACCGCGGGCCCGCCCGAACTCGCCGCCCGCAACGCCAACTACGTCGGCGGCGACATCGCCTCCGGCGCGGTCTCCGGCCTCCAGCTCCTGCTGCGTCCCAAACCGACCCTGTTCCCCTACCGCACTCCTCACCCGGCCGTCTTCATCTGCTCGTCGGCGACCCCGCCGGGCCCCGGCGTGCACGGCATGTCGGGGCACAACGCGGCGAAGGCCGTCTGGAAGCGACTGAGGCAGACATGA
- a CDS encoding alpha/beta hydrolase has translation MRPVTIDADGITLSGLLSEPAHSPRAVIVALHGGGMNAGYFDGQAHPDVSLLALGARLGHTVLALDRPGYGASAVRFPGGQRLSTQAVTVRAAIAAFAAAHAPGAGTLVLGHSFGAKVAFAVAAGCDASALLGVDVSGCGRRLAVPAGRLGPDRGEGLRHRNWGPLNLYPSDTFRMSQTVVAPMPARELSTVTGWTRLSAAILPRVGVPVRLTFAQHEAWWGCEDEDVADLVERLSAAPRVVVDHLPHAGHNISLGWAARAYHLKALAFAEECLTARAHEAGQGG, from the coding sequence GTGCGCCCGGTCACGATCGATGCGGACGGCATCACCCTCTCGGGCTTGCTGAGTGAGCCGGCACACTCGCCGCGCGCTGTGATCGTCGCCTTGCACGGCGGCGGTATGAATGCCGGGTATTTCGACGGCCAGGCGCACCCCGACGTGTCCCTGCTGGCGTTGGGAGCGCGCCTTGGCCACACGGTGCTGGCACTGGACCGTCCGGGCTACGGGGCGTCCGCCGTCCGCTTTCCGGGCGGGCAGAGACTCAGCACGCAGGCCGTCACCGTGCGCGCGGCGATCGCCGCCTTCGCTGCCGCCCACGCCCCCGGTGCCGGCACGCTGGTGCTGGGACATTCCTTCGGTGCCAAGGTCGCTTTCGCTGTGGCCGCCGGCTGTGACGCGTCGGCACTGCTGGGTGTCGATGTCTCCGGGTGCGGTCGCCGACTGGCCGTGCCCGCCGGCCGGCTCGGCCCCGACCGCGGCGAGGGGCTGCGGCACCGGAACTGGGGCCCCCTGAACCTGTATCCGTCCGACACGTTCCGGATGAGTCAAACGGTCGTGGCGCCCATGCCGGCCCGGGAGCTCAGCACGGTGACGGGCTGGACGCGGCTGTCGGCGGCGATCCTGCCGCGAGTCGGCGTCCCCGTCCGGCTCACCTTCGCGCAACATGAGGCCTGGTGGGGCTGTGAGGACGAGGACGTCGCCGACCTTGTCGAACGGCTGTCCGCAGCCCCACGGGTCGTCGTCGACCATCTCCCGCACGCCGGCCACAACATCAGCCTCGGCTGGGCTGCCCGCGCCTACCACCTCAAAGCATTGGCCTTTGCGGAGGAGTGCCTGACTGCTCGGGCCCACGAAGCGGGACAAGGCGGCTGA
- a CDS encoding helix-turn-helix transcriptional regulator: protein MAATEETGAEPASTGVDPTGDPLLRTRFALPKRPAGFLRRTRLAAHLDQALMTPLTMVNGPAGAGKTLLVADWAAGLREPVVWLTADPADQAPGIFWAYLLEALRAAGVPVAGEVGCPAQAGRVDRRTLTCLAADLESRDHTTVVVLDEFDRVTSPEIAEQLQFVLRHAGQGLRLVLVTRTEPLLPLHRYRASGEMTEIRDAELAFTVEEAAELLSRHGLHLNHSAVRALVDRTQGWAAGLRLCALAARQVADPHLYVKQFEADHSAVADFLLAEVLDRQPPGTQDLLLRISVLDRCCPDLVNALTLRTDAEPILASLHRQNAFVQYLGHSWYGLHPLFAEILRAHLRERFPGLEPELRARAARWLRRSGSLHEALVQGAAADDWEFTANAVVDDLAIGQLFTGLHAEDLSALFARMSPETTGPAPDLVRAARELARHDLDHGLPHLHRAQDDLARNGGDRAPVRLGRALLEALAARMTGSPDRAERAAEEARALRPDVPPHLLDDHPEVTALLLTHLGSARLWAGRFDDARDALSAVAGHPGGAAMALPRWEALGHLALIDYLNGRPGPAEHKALAAAGQAERYSLPRQAGSGIAPLVLAAVLIDRDELDDAQALLDAAAGSRTLADDPVVEAGRTLTRGRLLLARGDARAALAAADASVPAAVSSPWAEDHAALLASAAHLARGHPESARAVVERVAHRRTACAVEAARARLAAGHVEGALDMIDSLPEDDRPGPAVTVRATLVRAQAAHETGDWVTARRLVARALLDGRRGHLRRPFLEAGPWLRPLLSTGRLRELAGGWLLARPDGHHDPRPTTPDRHPPLAVEELSAREGDVLRLLAEMRSTEEIAADLHVSVNTVKTHLKSIYRKLAVSRRGDAVRRARERRLL, encoded by the coding sequence ATGGCCGCGACCGAGGAGACTGGTGCGGAGCCGGCGTCCACGGGCGTCGACCCCACGGGCGACCCGCTGCTGCGTACCCGGTTCGCCCTGCCGAAGCGGCCCGCCGGCTTCCTGCGCCGGACCCGCCTGGCCGCACACCTCGACCAGGCGCTCATGACGCCCCTGACGATGGTCAACGGGCCGGCCGGCGCGGGCAAGACCCTCTTGGTCGCCGACTGGGCCGCAGGCCTGCGGGAACCGGTCGTCTGGCTCACGGCCGACCCCGCCGACCAGGCACCCGGGATCTTCTGGGCCTATCTGCTGGAGGCACTGCGCGCCGCCGGCGTACCGGTGGCAGGCGAGGTCGGCTGCCCGGCGCAGGCGGGCCGGGTGGACCGGCGGACACTGACCTGCCTCGCCGCCGACCTGGAGAGCCGGGACCACACCACCGTCGTCGTGCTCGACGAGTTCGACCGGGTGACCTCACCCGAGATCGCGGAGCAGTTGCAGTTCGTCCTGCGCCACGCGGGGCAGGGCTTGCGTCTGGTCCTCGTCACCCGCACCGAACCCCTGCTGCCGCTGCACCGGTACCGGGCCTCGGGCGAGATGACGGAGATCCGGGACGCGGAGCTGGCGTTCACCGTCGAGGAGGCCGCGGAGCTCCTGTCGCGGCACGGTCTGCACCTGAACCACAGCGCCGTCCGGGCCCTGGTGGACCGCACCCAGGGATGGGCCGCCGGCCTCAGGCTGTGCGCCCTGGCCGCCCGGCAGGTGGCGGACCCCCACCTGTACGTCAAGCAGTTCGAGGCCGACCACAGTGCGGTGGCCGACTTCCTGCTGGCCGAGGTGCTCGACCGGCAGCCACCCGGCACACAGGACCTGCTGCTGCGCATCAGCGTCCTGGACCGCTGCTGCCCCGACCTGGTGAACGCGCTGACGCTGCGCACCGACGCGGAGCCGATCCTGGCGTCGCTGCACCGGCAGAACGCCTTCGTCCAGTACCTCGGCCACTCGTGGTACGGCCTGCACCCGCTGTTCGCGGAGATCCTCCGCGCCCACCTGCGGGAGCGCTTCCCCGGTCTGGAGCCGGAACTGCGCGCCCGGGCCGCGCGGTGGCTGCGGCGGTCCGGGTCCCTGCACGAGGCGCTGGTCCAGGGTGCCGCGGCGGACGACTGGGAGTTCACCGCCAACGCCGTGGTCGACGACCTCGCGATCGGACAGCTGTTCACCGGTCTGCACGCCGAGGACCTCTCCGCCCTGTTCGCGCGGATGAGCCCCGAGACAACGGGTCCGGCGCCCGACCTCGTCCGCGCCGCCCGCGAACTGGCCCGCCACGATCTCGATCACGGCCTGCCCCACCTGCACCGGGCCCAGGACGACCTGGCCCGGAACGGCGGCGACCGGGCCCCGGTCCGGCTCGGCCGCGCCCTGCTGGAAGCCCTGGCGGCGCGGATGACCGGCTCGCCGGACAGAGCGGAGCGAGCCGCCGAGGAGGCGCGGGCCCTCCGGCCGGACGTCCCCCCACACCTCCTGGACGACCACCCCGAAGTCACCGCCCTCCTGCTCACCCACCTCGGCTCCGCCCGCCTGTGGGCCGGACGCTTCGACGACGCCCGCGACGCCCTGTCGGCGGTCGCCGGACACCCCGGCGGAGCGGCGATGGCGCTGCCCAGGTGGGAGGCCCTCGGCCACCTCGCGCTGATCGACTACCTGAACGGCCGGCCCGGCCCGGCGGAGCACAAGGCCCTGGCGGCGGCCGGCCAGGCGGAGCGTTACAGCCTGCCCCGGCAGGCCGGGTCCGGCATCGCCCCGCTGGTTCTGGCCGCCGTCCTCATCGACCGCGACGAACTCGACGACGCCCAGGCGCTCCTCGACGCGGCGGCCGGCTCCCGCACGCTCGCCGACGACCCGGTGGTGGAGGCAGGCCGGACCCTCACCCGGGGGCGGCTGCTCCTGGCCCGAGGGGACGCCCGGGCCGCGCTGGCGGCGGCGGACGCCTCCGTTCCGGCAGCGGTGAGCTCACCCTGGGCGGAGGACCACGCCGCTCTGCTCGCGTCCGCCGCCCACCTGGCCCGAGGACATCCCGAATCGGCCCGAGCCGTCGTGGAGCGCGTCGCACACCGCCGGACGGCCTGTGCGGTCGAGGCGGCGCGTGCCCGGCTCGCGGCGGGCCATGTCGAAGGGGCGCTCGACATGATCGACAGCCTGCCGGAGGACGACCGGCCCGGACCGGCGGTGACCGTGCGCGCCACGCTGGTCCGCGCCCAGGCCGCCCACGAGACCGGCGACTGGGTCACCGCGCGCCGCCTCGTCGCCCGGGCCCTCCTGGACGGCCGGCGCGGGCACCTGCGCCGGCCCTTCCTGGAAGCCGGCCCCTGGCTCCGTCCCCTGCTGAGCACCGGCCGCCTCCGGGAACTGGCCGGCGGCTGGCTCCTCGCCCGCCCCGACGGCCACCACGACCCCCGGCCCACCACGCCGGACCGGCACCCGCCACTCGCCGTCGAGGAACTCAGCGCACGCGAGGGTGACGTGCTGCGGCTCCTGGCCGAGATGAGGTCGACGGAGGAGATCGCCGCCGACCTGCACGTGTCCGTGAACACGGTGAAGACCCACCTCAAGAGCATCTACCGCAAGCTCGCGGTCAGCCGTCGCGGCGACGCGGTGCGCCGC
- a CDS encoding class II glutamine amidotransferase has translation MCRWLAYSGTPVLLDDVLYRPQHSLIDQSLHARMGVETTNGDGFGVGWYAWHLRTPAVIRDTGPAWSNRNLREIADHVRSPLFFAHVRASTGSAVQQTNCHPFRHGPWMWMHNGAIAGFSEVRRDLMLAVDPELFPSLEGTTDSEVMFHVALTFGLDGDPPGAVARMVGLVERLGHEHGVPQPLQMTVAVTDGERLWFFRYSSTGASRSLYYSSQVEDVRALHPDLAFLKHISDETRLVVSEPLGDLPGVWNEVPESSYGVVQPGRDVLRHFEPEPV, from the coding sequence ATGTGCCGCTGGCTCGCCTACTCGGGCACTCCCGTGCTGCTGGACGACGTCCTCTACCGGCCGCAGCACTCGCTGATCGACCAGAGCCTGCACGCGCGGATGGGTGTCGAGACCACCAACGGCGACGGCTTCGGCGTCGGGTGGTACGCGTGGCACCTGCGCACCCCCGCCGTCATCCGCGACACCGGCCCGGCCTGGAGCAACCGCAACCTCCGGGAGATCGCCGACCACGTCCGCTCACCGCTGTTCTTCGCCCACGTCCGTGCCTCCACCGGGTCGGCCGTGCAGCAGACCAACTGTCACCCCTTCCGGCACGGGCCATGGATGTGGATGCACAACGGGGCGATCGCCGGGTTCAGCGAAGTGCGCCGGGACCTCATGCTCGCCGTGGATCCGGAGCTGTTCCCGTCGCTGGAGGGCACGACGGACTCGGAAGTGATGTTCCACGTGGCCCTCACCTTCGGGCTGGACGGCGATCCGCCGGGTGCGGTGGCCCGCATGGTGGGGCTCGTCGAGCGGCTGGGACACGAGCACGGGGTGCCGCAGCCGCTCCAGATGACGGTCGCGGTGACCGACGGCGAACGGCTGTGGTTCTTCCGGTACTCCAGCACGGGAGCCTCGCGGTCGCTGTACTACAGCAGCCAGGTGGAGGACGTGCGTGCCCTCCATCCCGATCTCGCGTTCCTGAAGCACATCTCCGACGAGACCCGGCTGGTCGTGTCGGAGCCGCTCGGTGATCTGCCCGGCGTCTGGAACGAGGTACCGGAGAGCAGCTACGGCGTGGTGCAGCCCGGCCGGGACGTGCTGCGGCACTTCGAGCCCGAGCCGGTCTGA
- a CDS encoding DUF2231 domain-containing protein, which translates to MVSESQLQAKRPVSAALAGPYGHPFHPILVTVPIGAWVASLAFDIASHAVDDPAFLTQGSEWLIAVGVIGALLAATVGFLDLFAIPTGTRAFRTGLVHMTLNLGVTAAYVVNFVWRYGTYTDGGSVGVGRLVLSAVSLAALGVSGFLGGKLAYRYGVRVADESTQAEGYGPRDVGRPS; encoded by the coding sequence ATGGTCAGTGAGTCTCAGCTGCAGGCGAAGCGGCCGGTCAGTGCCGCGCTCGCCGGCCCGTACGGTCATCCGTTCCACCCCATCCTGGTGACGGTGCCGATCGGCGCCTGGGTGGCGAGCCTGGCGTTCGACATCGCCTCGCATGCGGTGGACGATCCGGCGTTCCTGACCCAGGGCTCGGAATGGCTGATCGCTGTGGGGGTGATCGGTGCGCTGCTGGCCGCCACGGTCGGCTTCCTCGACCTGTTCGCGATCCCCACCGGAACCCGCGCGTTTCGCACCGGCCTGGTGCACATGACGCTGAACCTGGGCGTGACCGCCGCCTACGTCGTCAACTTCGTGTGGCGGTACGGCACCTACACCGACGGCGGCAGTGTCGGCGTCGGCAGGCTCGTGCTGTCCGCGGTCAGCCTGGCGGCTCTGGGTGTCTCTGGGTTCCTGGGCGGCAAGCTCGCCTACCGCTACGGCGTGCGGGTCGCGGACGAGAGCACGCAGGCCGAGGGATACGGGCCGCGCGACGTGGGCCGACCCTCGTGA
- a CDS encoding helix-turn-helix transcriptional regulator, with protein MASDPIPPTRAADAAIDSVSVLGEDSRRRMFAFIRRARRAVTRDEAAASVGISRKLAAFHLDKLVDAGLLRARYETPGGIRKVGRQPKVYEPTDTQLTVSIPDRRHELLADLLLDAVLTEGTDENAAQAAVRTAGQRGRQMGEAERDRTRPGRLGAERGLTACESMLDEHGYEPVRETPTHLRLRNCPFHPLAAKAPDLVCGMNHAFLTGYLDGLRIGGVQAVLAPRPGECCVRLGPDGADPGEPPPSP; from the coding sequence GTGGCTTCCGATCCGATACCGCCGACGCGTGCGGCCGATGCCGCCATCGACTCCGTGAGCGTCCTCGGCGAGGACTCACGACGGCGCATGTTCGCCTTCATCCGGCGCGCCCGCCGAGCGGTCACCCGCGACGAGGCCGCCGCCAGCGTCGGCATATCCCGCAAGCTCGCCGCATTCCACCTCGACAAACTCGTCGACGCCGGCCTTCTGCGCGCCCGCTACGAGACCCCGGGCGGCATCCGCAAGGTCGGCCGGCAGCCCAAGGTCTACGAACCCACCGACACCCAGCTCACCGTCAGCATCCCCGACCGGCGCCACGAACTCCTGGCCGACCTGCTCCTGGACGCCGTCCTGACCGAGGGCACCGACGAGAACGCCGCACAGGCGGCGGTGCGCACCGCCGGACAGCGCGGACGACAGATGGGCGAGGCCGAACGGGACCGGACGCGCCCCGGCCGCCTGGGCGCGGAACGCGGACTGACCGCCTGCGAGAGCATGCTCGACGAGCACGGCTACGAACCCGTCCGCGAAACACCCACCCACCTGCGCCTGCGCAACTGTCCCTTCCACCCCCTCGCCGCCAAGGCCCCCGACCTGGTGTGCGGCATGAACCACGCCTTCCTCACCGGCTACCTCGACGGCCTCCGCATCGGCGGCGTCCAAGCCGTTCTGGCCCCCCGGCCCGGGGAATGCTGCGTTCGACTCGGCCCCGACGGCGCGGATCCCGGCGAACCGCCGCCGAGCCCATGA
- a CDS encoding gamma-glutamyltransferase family protein: protein MFTTRPTLQGTFGMVSSTHWLASQSAMAVLEDGGNAYDAAVAGAFVLHVVEPHLNGPAGEVPILLAPAGGEVRVLCGQGVAPAGATVAHYRALGLDLVPGTGPLAAAVPGAFDAWMLLLRDHGTKSLADVLKYAIGYAEHGHPPVERVGETVETVRELFETEWTSSADVYLPGGKAPRPGELFANPALAATWKRLLAETAGAGDREARIEAAREVWRSGFIAEALVRQAGQPTMDTSGAHHAGTLTAADLAGWSATYETPAAYDWNGWTVCKPGPWSQGPVLLQQLALLPPELPRYGSADYVHLLVENCKLAMADREAWYGDAAGVPLDDLLSGAYNTARRALVGERASLDLRPGSPGGRTPRLCAHARVAATAQEGAAAPGIGEPTVAKSPASPVPGEPEVGDDGATRGDTCHLDVVDRWGNMVSATPSGGWLQSNPVVPELGFPLGTRLQMTWLEEGLPNSLTPGRRPRTTLTPSIALREGLPVMAFGTPGGDQQDQWQLHFLLAVALRAQVRGGLDLQGAIDAPNWHNDSFPGSFYPRGMRPGSVTVEARTDPAVVEELRRRGHQVTVGGPWSEGRLCAVARDPETGVLSAAANPRGMQGYAVGR from the coding sequence ATGTTCACCACACGCCCCACCCTCCAGGGCACCTTCGGCATGGTGTCCTCGACGCACTGGCTCGCCTCGCAGTCGGCCATGGCCGTCCTGGAGGACGGCGGCAACGCCTACGACGCGGCCGTGGCGGGGGCGTTCGTGCTGCACGTCGTCGAGCCGCACCTCAACGGCCCGGCGGGCGAGGTGCCGATCCTGCTCGCGCCGGCCGGCGGTGAGGTGCGGGTGCTGTGCGGGCAGGGCGTCGCACCGGCCGGGGCGACGGTCGCGCACTACCGGGCCCTCGGCCTGGACCTCGTCCCCGGCACCGGGCCGCTCGCCGCCGCCGTGCCGGGCGCGTTCGACGCCTGGATGCTGCTGCTGCGCGACCACGGCACCAAGTCCCTCGCCGACGTCCTCAAGTACGCCATCGGATACGCCGAGCACGGGCACCCGCCCGTGGAACGCGTCGGCGAGACCGTCGAGACCGTGCGCGAGCTGTTCGAGACCGAGTGGACCTCGTCGGCGGACGTCTACCTGCCCGGCGGCAAGGCGCCCCGCCCGGGCGAGCTCTTCGCCAACCCCGCGCTCGCCGCCACCTGGAAGCGCCTGCTCGCCGAGACCGCGGGGGCGGGGGACCGGGAGGCCCGGATCGAGGCCGCGCGGGAGGTGTGGCGCTCCGGCTTCATAGCCGAGGCCCTGGTACGGCAGGCCGGGCAGCCCACCATGGACACCAGCGGCGCACACCACGCCGGCACCCTCACGGCCGCCGATCTCGCCGGCTGGTCCGCGACCTACGAGACACCGGCGGCGTACGACTGGAACGGCTGGACCGTGTGCAAGCCGGGCCCCTGGAGCCAGGGCCCGGTCCTCCTCCAGCAGCTCGCCCTGCTCCCGCCCGAACTGCCCCGCTACGGCTCCGCCGACTACGTCCACCTGCTGGTCGAGAACTGCAAACTCGCCATGGCCGACCGGGAGGCCTGGTACGGGGACGCCGCCGGCGTGCCGCTCGACGACCTGCTGTCCGGCGCCTACAACACGGCCCGCCGCGCTCTCGTCGGCGAGCGGGCCTCCCTCGACCTGCGGCCCGGCAGCCCCGGCGGACGCACCCCGCGGCTGTGCGCGCACGCGCGCGTGGCGGCCACCGCCCAGGAGGGTGCCGCCGCCCCGGGCATCGGCGAACCGACCGTCGCGAAGAGCCCGGCGTCCCCCGTGCCCGGCGAACCTGAGGTCGGCGACGACGGGGCCACCCGCGGCGACACCTGCCACCTCGACGTCGTCGACCGCTGGGGCAACATGGTCTCGGCCACGCCCAGCGGCGGATGGCTCCAGTCCAACCCGGTCGTGCCCGAACTCGGCTTCCCGCTCGGCACCCGGCTCCAGATGACCTGGCTGGAAGAGGGCCTGCCCAACTCCCTCACCCCGGGCCGCCGTCCCCGCACCACGCTGACGCCCTCGATCGCACTGCGCGAGGGACTGCCCGTCATGGCGTTCGGCACACCGGGCGGGGACCAGCAGGACCAGTGGCAGCTGCACTTCCTCCTGGCGGTCGCGCTGCGCGCCCAGGTGCGCGGCGGCCTGGACCTGCAGGGCGCGATCGATGCCCCGAACTGGCACAACGACAGCTTCCCGGGCTCCTTCTACCCGCGCGGCATGCGCCCGGGGAGCGTCACCGTGGAGGCGCGCACGGACCCGGCCGTCGTCGAGGAGCTGCGGCGACGCGGCCACCAGGTGACCGTCGGCGGCCCCTGGTCGGAGGGCCGGCTCTGCGCGGTCGCGCGGGACCCGGAGACGGGCGTGCTGTCGGCGGCGGCGAACCCGCGCGGCATGCAGGGCTACGCGGTCGGGCGGTGA
- a CDS encoding O-acetyl-ADP-ribose deacetylase, with protein MTTIELVQGDITRESVDAVVNAANSSLLGGGGVDGAIHRRGGPAILEECRKLRASRYGKGLPTGQAVATTAGDLDARWVIHTVGPVFSTTEDRSALLASCYRESLRVADELGARTVAFPAISTGIYGWPVDDGARIAVETVRAADTAVEEVRFVLFDEQAYEAFADRVR; from the coding sequence ATGACCACCATCGAACTGGTCCAGGGCGACATCACACGCGAGAGCGTCGACGCCGTCGTCAACGCGGCCAACTCCTCGCTGCTGGGCGGGGGAGGCGTCGACGGAGCGATCCACCGGCGAGGCGGCCCCGCGATCCTGGAGGAGTGCCGCAAGCTGCGCGCCTCCAGGTACGGCAAGGGCCTGCCCACCGGCCAGGCGGTCGCCACCACCGCGGGCGACCTGGACGCCCGCTGGGTGATCCACACGGTCGGCCCCGTCTTCAGCACGACCGAGGACCGCTCCGCCCTCCTCGCCTCCTGCTACCGCGAGTCCCTCCGCGTCGCCGACGAACTCGGCGCCCGCACGGTGGCGTTCCCGGCCATCTCCACGGGCATCTACGGCTGGCCGGTGGACGACGGCGCCCGCATCGCGGTGGAGACCGTAAGGGCAGCGGACACCGCGGTCGAGGAGGTCAGGTTCGTGCTCTTCGACGAGCAGGCGTACGAGGCGTTCGCCGACCGGGTCCGCTGA
- a CDS encoding inositol monophosphatase family protein — MIDSTETIEEFLARHASDVEEAIRTAAAAEIMPRWRRLAAHEVDQKAGPHDLVTDADRKAELYLTGALGALLPGSVVVGEEAVHANPASYEAIRGDAPVWIVDPVDGTRQFVRGEPAFCTLVALAQGGTLLASWTYAAASDRLATAQRGKGAHLDGERLFAGVPEPGRDLRVATSHPDYTTDEQKRALLGLRTEGVAARACGSAGLEYLAIARGDSDAVAFSWEAAWDHAAGLLLVEEAGGAHLTRTGEPFRITGGNDLPFTAARDAATARRVAALLASAA, encoded by the coding sequence GTGATCGACAGCACCGAAACCATCGAAGAGTTTCTCGCACGGCACGCGTCCGACGTCGAGGAGGCGATCCGCACGGCGGCCGCCGCCGAGATCATGCCGCGCTGGCGCCGGCTCGCCGCACACGAGGTCGACCAGAAGGCCGGCCCGCACGACCTGGTCACGGACGCGGACCGCAAGGCCGAGCTGTACCTGACCGGGGCACTGGGCGCCCTGCTGCCCGGCTCGGTCGTGGTCGGCGAGGAGGCGGTCCACGCCAACCCGGCGTCCTACGAGGCCATACGCGGCGACGCCCCGGTCTGGATCGTCGACCCGGTCGACGGGACCCGGCAGTTCGTGCGCGGCGAACCGGCCTTCTGCACCCTGGTCGCGCTGGCCCAGGGCGGCACCCTGCTCGCATCGTGGACCTACGCCGCCGCCAGCGACCGGCTCGCCACCGCCCAGCGGGGCAAGGGCGCCCACCTCGACGGGGAGCGGCTGTTCGCCGGCGTGCCCGAGCCCGGCCGGGACCTCCGCGTGGCCACCTCCCACCCGGACTACACGACGGACGAGCAGAAGCGCGCCCTGCTCGGCCTGCGCACCGAGGGCGTGGCAGCGCGCGCGTGCGGCTCGGCCGGACTGGAGTACCTCGCCATCGCGCGGGGCGACTCCGACGCGGTCGCCTTCTCCTGGGAGGCCGCCTGGGACCACGCGGCCGGTCTGCTCCTGGTCGAGGAGGCGGGCGGAGCCCACCTGACCCGCACGGGCGAGCCGTTCCGCATCACGGGCGGCAACGACCTCCCCTTCACCGCGGCCCGCGACGCGGCCACGGCCCGCCGGGTGGCGGCACTGCTGGCGAGCGCAGCATGA